The following are encoded in a window of Streptomyces sp. SAT1 genomic DNA:
- a CDS encoding HNH endonuclease codes for MPHVLVLNASYEPLGVVPLRRALVLVLENKAVCLEESGAHLHSATVTVPAPSVVRLKRFVRVPYRGPVPLTRRALFARDGGRCMYCGGVATSVDHVVPRSRGGLHAWDNVVASCRRCNHVKADRHLVELGWRLRHKPAPPTGLAWRIIGTGHRDPRWLPYLQPYGADDALARIDGISA; via the coding sequence GTGCCGCATGTCCTGGTCCTCAACGCGTCGTACGAGCCCCTCGGCGTCGTACCGCTCCGCCGCGCGCTCGTCCTCGTGCTGGAGAACAAGGCGGTCTGCCTCGAGGAGTCCGGCGCCCATCTGCACAGCGCGACCGTCACCGTCCCCGCACCCAGCGTGGTCCGGCTCAAGCGTTTCGTCCGGGTCCCCTACCGGGGGCCCGTCCCCCTGACCCGCAGGGCGCTGTTCGCCCGGGACGGGGGCCGCTGCATGTACTGCGGCGGCGTCGCCACCAGCGTCGACCACGTCGTCCCGCGCTCGCGCGGCGGGCTGCACGCCTGGGACAACGTGGTGGCCTCCTGCCGCCGCTGCAACCACGTCAAGGCCGACCGCCACCTCGTCGAACTGGGCTGGCGCCTGCGGCACAAGCCGGCCCCGCCGACCGGTCTGGCCTGGCGCATCATCGGCACCGGCCACCGCGACCCGCGCTGGCTGCCCTATCTCCAGCCGTACGGCGCGGACGACGCGCTGGCGCGGATCGACGGGATCTCCGCCTGA
- a CDS encoding mechanosensitive ion channel family protein produces the protein MSLSAVLLAAGPSPSPSESPSVTVPTLQDAQESANQAASWVEQNWSTWLAIGMRVVLILVIASVLRVVVRRAITKLIDRMNRTAQQASSTALGGLLVNAERRRQRSAAIGSVLRSVASFLIMGTAALMVLSAFQINLAPLLASAGVAGVAVGFGARNLVTDFLSGVFMILEDQYGVGDTIDAGVASGEVIEVGLRVTKLRGDNGEIWYVRNGEVKRIGNLSQGWATAGVDVTVRAGEDLDRLRATLTEVAEKMGKEEPWNELLWSPIEVLGLDSVLIDSMVVRVSAKTMPGRSTAVERELRWRIKRAFDEADIRIVGGATAPADDEAPDPMATIAAPSAFANPASDQAKAATPIPPQQPTGK, from the coding sequence GTGTCCTTGTCCGCCGTCCTGCTGGCCGCCGGCCCCTCACCGTCCCCCTCGGAGTCACCCTCCGTGACGGTCCCCACGCTCCAGGACGCCCAGGAGAGCGCGAACCAGGCCGCGAGCTGGGTGGAGCAGAACTGGTCCACCTGGCTGGCGATCGGTATGCGGGTCGTGCTGATCCTGGTGATAGCGAGCGTGCTGCGGGTGGTGGTGCGGCGGGCGATCACCAAGCTGATCGACCGGATGAACCGCACCGCGCAGCAGGCGAGCAGCACGGCGCTGGGCGGGCTGCTGGTCAACGCGGAGCGGCGCAGGCAGCGGTCGGCGGCGATCGGTTCGGTGCTGCGCTCGGTGGCGAGTTTCCTGATCATGGGGACGGCCGCGCTGATGGTGCTGTCCGCGTTCCAGATCAATCTGGCGCCGCTGCTGGCGTCGGCCGGTGTGGCGGGGGTCGCGGTCGGTTTCGGCGCCCGGAACCTGGTCACGGACTTCCTCTCCGGTGTCTTCATGATCCTGGAGGACCAGTACGGCGTCGGGGACACGATCGACGCGGGCGTGGCCTCCGGTGAGGTGATCGAGGTCGGGCTGCGGGTGACGAAGCTGCGCGGCGACAACGGCGAGATCTGGTACGTCCGCAACGGCGAGGTCAAGCGGATCGGCAACCTCTCCCAGGGCTGGGCGACGGCGGGCGTGGACGTGACCGTCCGGGCGGGTGAGGACCTGGACCGGCTCAGGGCGACGCTGACCGAGGTCGCGGAGAAGATGGGCAAGGAAGAGCCCTGGAACGAGCTGCTGTGGAGCCCGATCGAGGTGCTGGGCCTGGACAGCGTGCTGATCGACTCGATGGTGGTGCGGGTCTCGGCCAAGACGATGCCGGGCAGGTCGACGGCGGTCGAGCGAGAGCTGCGCTGGCGCATCAAGCGCGCCTTCGACGAGGCGGACATCCGCATCGTGGGCGGCGCCACGGCCCCCGCCGACGACGAGGCCCCCGACCCGATGGCCACCATCGCCGCCCCCTCCGCCTTCGCCAACCCGGCCTCCGACCAGGCCAAGGCCGCCACCCCGATCCCGCCGCAGCAGCCGACGGGCAAGTAG
- a CDS encoding Uma2 family endonuclease, with protein MSAEPITEPVMTQQDPIDLLIAIEKASVAPIRPEYVEGTAIVPPQPNDNHNDGVFELAHQFRTAGFRLVGMGNGYRAAHKDGSTMALVVPDFYVRRRRPTELDESYHRAHKSWYPIDMLALVGEVTSTNHETDTGPKLRTYAAAGVPVYVLINRESRTAHCLTDPVVPGGEPTRAYYDTEEKVDLGQALPLPVPYPTLDTAPFVAG; from the coding sequence GTGAGCGCCGAACCCATCACGGAGCCGGTCATGACGCAGCAGGACCCCATCGATCTGTTGATCGCGATCGAGAAGGCGTCCGTGGCGCCGATTCGACCCGAGTACGTCGAGGGGACGGCCATCGTGCCACCGCAGCCGAACGACAACCACAACGACGGCGTGTTCGAGTTGGCCCATCAGTTCCGTACCGCCGGCTTCCGCCTCGTCGGCATGGGAAACGGCTATCGCGCCGCCCACAAGGACGGCAGCACCATGGCCCTGGTCGTCCCGGACTTCTACGTCCGCCGCCGGAGGCCGACCGAGCTGGACGAGTCCTACCACCGGGCGCACAAGTCCTGGTACCCGATCGACATGCTCGCCCTCGTCGGCGAGGTCACCTCCACCAACCACGAGACGGACACCGGCCCGAAGCTCCGCACATACGCCGCAGCGGGCGTCCCCGTCTACGTTCTCATCAACCGCGAGTCGAGGACGGCTCACTGCCTCACCGACCCGGTCGTTCCCGGGGGCGAGCCCACCAGGGCCTACTACGACACCGAGGAAAAGGTCGACCTGGGACAGGCTCTCCCTCTGCCCGTCCCGTACCCCACGCTCGACACCGCCCCGTTCGTCGCGGGCTGA